In Dromaius novaehollandiae isolate bDroNov1 chromosome 2, bDroNov1.hap1, whole genome shotgun sequence, one DNA window encodes the following:
- the TAC1 gene encoding protachykinin-1: MRLPLAFAVLLLASAQGLPEEMGATDDLSYWSDWSEGERGKEELPLPFEHLLQRMARRPRPQQFFGLMGKRDAGYGQISHKRHKTDSFVGLMGKRSLNAGSSERSIAQNYERRRK, from the exons ATGAGACTCCCGCTGGCTTTCGCCGTGCTCCTCCTCGCCTCGGCGCAGGGGCTGCCCGAGGAGATGGGCGCCACCGACGACCTCAGCTACTGGTCCGACTGGTCCGAGGGCGAGCGGGGCAAG GAGGAGCTGCCGCTGCCCTTCGAGCACTTGCTGCAGAGGATGGCCCGCAGACCCCGGCCCCAGCAGTTCTTCGGCCTCATGGGCAAGCGCGATGCCG GATATGGCCAGATCTCTCAtaaaa GGCATAAAACAGACTCCTTTGTTGGACTTATGGGCAAAAGATCTTTAAATGCTG gaTCCTCTGAAAGGAGCATAGCACAGAATTACGAGCGAAGGCGTAAATGA